From Deltaproteobacteria bacterium, one genomic window encodes:
- a CDS encoding cyanoglobin, which yields MRAMDPSTTPFSLLGGEAAVMALAEDFYEVMFRDEPALAGLHRRDPDGRVAKVSRERFGLFLVGWLGGPQHYMEKHGHPRLRMRHGQVAVDVAMRDAWLRCMQKALDQRGVTGEVRGFLDQRFAEVADFLRNVEG from the coding sequence ATGCGGGCGATGGATCCCAGCACCACGCCCTTCTCTCTGCTCGGCGGCGAGGCGGCCGTCATGGCCCTCGCCGAAGATTTTTACGAGGTGATGTTCCGCGACGAGCCCGCGCTCGCCGGCCTGCACCGCCGCGATCCCGACGGCCGCGTCGCCAAGGTCTCGCGCGAGCGCTTCGGGCTCTTCCTGGTGGGCTGGCTGGGCGGGCCGCAGCACTACATGGAGAAGCACGGCCATCCGCGGCTGCGCATGCGGCACGGGCAGGTGGCGGTGGACGTGGCGATGCGCGACGCCTGGCTGCGCTGCATGCAGAAGGCGCTCGATCAGCGCGGCGTCACGGGCGAGGTGCGCGGCTTCCTGGACCAGCGCTTCGCCGAGGTGGCGGACTTTCTGCGCAACGTCGAAGGCTGA